actatccctttaatcttaCATAATCTCTACAAGCCTTCATCAGTGTCCTGATATCCTGACTCTATTAAGCTTTATAATTGCATTGAATGGTGCCCCATTTTATTAAAACTCCAAAAAGCATACATACAGTTATTAAAGAGCACGTTATGCCCATTTTACAAGAAATGTGTTAAATGCTTCTTAAGTTTgaactcaaaataccccacagatcatttactatagcatgtccaaaatgcccctatttgggtgggagcaaaaagcagcgttttcatgtctgtacctttttggtttaatggggattttttttttacatttttaaagtagatataaatgtttacttacaaaaaaattgtcaaattgTTTGGCACATCAAACAACGATAAGGattagttttttaaaatgcaattttaggagcttaaaaaatggggcactatccactGCCATTATGAAGCTGATATTTGGAGGTAAAATTTAGATCTTACAAGACACAAAGAACttaaaatcatttatttcaCCTTCAAGCGCCTTTACAATTCTACAACAATGAGCAATTTTTGAGAAATTACTCTCTTTTATTCTCTCACTTATTTGAAATTACACATGTACACTTTATAGACAATTGAGTTCTgatattaaagtgcacctatttcattgctgtttgggtggtttatggttaaaaaatacattattttccacataccgaacattcctgaaatgcacggatttgaaaagctttgtgtccctgattagccagctaatctgtacgttgtgattggcctgaatacctctggcgtcagccggaaatgtgacgctccttaccatgtttgaaagatttgctcacaatgcaatgctaaagcccgggatacactgcacgataattggctgtcccagacaaaagattgccatcgtgaaactatcgtcgcgatttctgtgatcgtggctctctatcggtggtcctatgtcgtacagtgagagaggttcaaagacggccgttttcccggtcttgcgtccaaagatagcctacgatagttttctggcagtgtcagaaattcagcatgatcaccgcacagtgtgtttgctgctacgacctgcgcgccggtatttgtttaccacgagcgcatgctggtgacgttgcgcaacgtgtgacgcagccgccgaagcttccgtgtcatcatcgtacagtctacacgcctctcgtacccgagtttaaactatacatgtcgcacagtgtgataaggtaatgatcttataagaggacaaaaatcgtgcagtgtattccgggcttaacaggagttaacttacaggctgtgagtctgaagcaaGGGGAATAATGATAATGATTATGTCGGTCTTTTCTACATctccaatcccaggaagtaaactgttgcctacaatcagtgtgttgtagtccaaaaaaaagagatttacgttggagacgataactcgcgtcattgtttactttggggtttgtaccttttgcaccAAAGTAAATATGCAAGcgtgaatcagacaataggtgctctttaagaatCAAAATGAAGACAATCAAACGTCACTGATAATTTATTCGTTGGTAGCGGCAATTGTGGATTATTGGTTTTAGTCACTCAAAATCCTGGATCCcaagttattttctgttttgtctcTGTTTCACTGTAACAAACAATTTCATCCCCGGGTCTGAATTCAAGGTCCTCATTATCTAGAGAAAGACCACACTCCATGCCTGTCTTTACTGTGGGTACGTCGTCCTTCATATGTTTCAGTGTCGTCACAGAACCTGAGGAAACATTTGAGCGTGGGTCAGAACCGGCGCATGAGAAAACCAAAAGTTTGTGAATATTTCAATGATTAAAACCcaccaagtaaataaaataaagttatctaagaaaaaataatcagCATTCTTTGCTTTTAAGCACTGGGGGTGTGTCCAAAGTGGGCGCTAAAACCAGAAAGCTGCAGTCTCTCTCATCTTTCAAATACAACTACAACCTGTATGCATGCTcgcgattgtgttaggggcggggccatgctctgTGGCTGAAGTGTGTCATcgaaaaactaacaaaactgaaaacaaacaaattagCAGTCTGGTTTACCTTCCCAAAGAACATCTCTCCCTCGAACAAGCCTGAACTTCATCTTTCTGTCCAGTTGGCCTTTCTGAACTCTACAACCAGCCACTGGGATCTTCTTTTTCCCCACCGTCACATCAAATGTGGCCAGAACCGAAGCTTCACCTAAAGAAGATACCACAAGAGCTTTAGTCTTTCATTCACCATCAGTTCATAAGTTACTCAACAATGAATCTTAATGATAAATGAACGGTGCAGCCACAGATATGTTTGCAGAAGAGGCTTGGAAAACTACTGAACAAACATTCAGTTCATCTTTGCACAATAAGAATTGTGTTTCAAAGCATATTTACAAGTACATCATCAAAAGAATACATTAttgtattaaaggtgcattgtgtaactttaagTAGGatattttgacagaaatgcaacataatatacataactatattattaatggtgtataaagacataacataatgaactgtattgtttttattaccttacaataagccgtttttatttacatacactgcgggtccccttacatggaaggcgccgccatgtttctacggaCAAATTGGTCTATAGAGCGCGCtctgtcactacgttgtctcagacgacaacAAGTTTGTCATTTGGCGGCTCTATGCGTTTTAAACGGGAGGATGTGAGCTGTGGACTAAGGTGttagttgcaattcacaatctcaccgctAGAATTGTACTCACCAATGATATTTTCCTCTTTGACCGGGGATAGCTTGCTGCTGAGGTCCTCTTTGAGTTCATCGATGAGTTTGTAGATGATTTTGTGAAATCTCAGAGGAATGCCCTTCTTGGCAGCCATCTGCTGAACCGATTTATTTGCAGATACATTGAATCCGTATATAGTACCTGCACAGTGATGGAGATATGCAGAGCATTATACTGGATGATACTgtagttaaaggcggggtgcatgatttttgaaaaaccaGGGTTTCCCGCATTACTTTGCAGtacgggcggcccgcctaagctgagaaaccctaccgccttaattAGGTcgtccccccaaaaaaaaaaataataataattagctGCACAAAAgaccgtcaagtgcatctcgaaGAATAGCACAGACACGCTTCACACCGCTAAAGCGGGCACGCGTGCCACATGGccaaatgagagaaagacgtggtccgtcactgtctggagaaTAACAACttgccagttgataaaacatctcgaagaatagcgcggacgcgcttcacaccgcgatcGTGCACGCGTGCCACATGGCCGAAATGGTCCGTCAACTGTCTgaaggatagccagttgataaaacacgtttccatgagaactgtaagtggacttatgttttgggtttatttaagcctgtttaagtctatagttcttgcaaatttaaagtaagttagctggtgatttttgtttgagcaacctgctagctaggtgtCATGTGCttgttgattcgatataattgttgagcgcgcttgctcacgttatttatgtgcattatttacatgctacagtagttacactcctttaagataatgtaattaatagtgggaaataatcagtttttacaatcttcgcgctgtctatcatcgttcgccagacgttgtacaaatctgctttagtttgtgtttattaaccctttagtttcactttatcAAGGAGCTATTTTCGTttgaggtatctgttaaaaacatttaattcattaataatctagtatgtgttcattttctgtcatagtttcttcaaattttagttttatgtgagtgttttaaataaaaatatttaaattttcatcatgacatgTATgacccgcccctttgattgccacgcccccagagatcatgcaccccacctttaagagTTTGTAGAGCTTTACGTTAGCATCGCAGAAGTTGTGGGTTCGATTTGAAGGGAACATATACCATTGAAAAATCGATATCTTCaatgcactttttaaaggtcacgttctttatgattccatttttttaaacgctagttagtgtgtaatgttgctataatagcttaaataatacctgtaaaatgataaagcttaaaGTTTACTGCCAggctatatatattttttttagcagaattcgccttttaaagcctacagcgaacggccagtttggactacagccctctacttcctgctttaatgacatcactagaacagttttttgactaaaccccgcccacaggaatacgtcagtcgccagctatgctaacagcaagctaagctgctatcgaatcaccacacaataaacaagctacacaatcagaactcgatacgtatttgtgaaggagggacttcatagaacaatgaagacatcagcctgttttgaggacagtgaaaacagcgctaaacagattttgtaaattgtgtgaaaattaccacgtttttttacacgtgaaacataaacacatgttatattgtgcactgtaaacacaatcaaagcttcaaaaacacagaaagaatgggacctttaaatattgtggctttaatgGTGTACGTATAGtgaaatgataataaaaatcACTCACCTGAGAACGTCTCTGCCAAGTGAATGTCACTCTCTGAGATATCACCCACACCAAAATGCACCACATCCAGTTGGCACTGGTCATCAGCATCATAATTTTCCAGAATGTTCAAAATGGCCTCCACCGAGCCATCAACATCACCTGCAAAATCAGACTGGAAATTAAACAATATGTCCATAGCATTAAGGATCTGAATAAGcactattgtattatttttctgttttgatgGGATTAATATTGGTTGCTACATTTAACTCAAACCTATATTTAGCAACCTTTGTTGCATGAAAAATGCGTAACGCTGTTAAaacactttataaatgaaattTCCCCTTTCGAAAACTTAATTGTCTACAGCACAGATGTGAAAAAGGATCCAGCATTTCACCTTTGACAATGATGGGTAGCGTGAGTTCCTCCGTCTCAGTTTTCTCGCTGACCCTGTGGGCAAGTTTATGTTTGTTGGCTCTGTACATGGCCGCCCGCCTCTGTTTCCAGGTGAGATGGGCCGTGCTCTCCCTCGCCTTCTTGTAGACGTCCTGATGCTGTTTCTGCTTGGTTTCGATGGCTTGCTGGTCTTCTTTTAACTTCTCCTGTTCTTCAACATAGCTGCGCCACTCCACCACCTCACGAGCCCTTTGCTAAGAGCAAGAAAAAAGGTCAAATGTATCCGGACTGTTGAAGCAAAATGCTTCAAAAGTGTACGTTTAGTAGATACCTCAGATTCCACCTCCAGGATCTCCTCACCAGCAGAGGGAAGATCTTTCCAACCCACGATCTCTACAGGGATGCTGGGTCCGGCCTCGGTCAATGCCTGGTTATATTCATCAAACATAAAGCGTACTTTAGCCCAGCACTTCCCAGCCACCAGCGTACAGCCTTTCCTCAGGGTGCCACGCTGGATGATCGCCGTGGTAACGGGCCTGGGGATGGGCAAATGGTgatgtataaatttctttttttgaaaattttccCATCATCTGAATGTATAAGCTTTTAATAAGCTGTTTATTGATGTacgtttgttaggataggacaatatttggctgaggaACTATTTGAAactctggaatctgagggtgcaaaaaatctaaataaattttaaataacgtccttagcaacacatattactaatgataaatacattttttatatatttatggtaggaaatgtaGAAAGtatctttatggaacatgatatttacttaatatccttatgatttttggcataaaagaaatagataattttgacccataaaatgtatttttggcttttgctacaaatatacccgttatatttacatttattatttatttagggtcacatttattagaattcaattcaaatttatttatacagcacttttttttacaaagttgcaattttttaaagcaattttaagggtcagtgacaaaaagggTTTGGCAagataagaaataaaaaaaaatgttaaacttgttttaaaagcatgcatcaggtttatttcaacgcacagtgtatttatgtacattttatgcaatataaaatacatttgcaacatttttatgaaagttaagactgaatggacctgaaaatgtcaaatggtgtaatcGCCAATTgcaccaaagaatgagaaatattaaatattttatccaccttgatggcatgtaagcgtaatcataaaaaaatcattttaaaagatCATCTTAtaagttatttctaaatgtaaattttaatgcgtttttgtaatatttgaaattttaacccttttacatctAATTTATCcatatgaacacaaaataatgaatGACACGTCAGTGacccttaaataaaaaaatggaaaattaaatatataaactacatataaaaatattgttgcctattgttttttttgtcatttttgcaaagttatatatttatatataatttctctctatataatttatatataatataaattcttactttttttatttctcagATAAGGGGGATCattataataaaagcaataTTAACAGAAGTTATGAACAAAATgaccaaatatttacaaaaaatatttggtcattttataagttatttctaaatgtaaattttaatgcgtttttgtaatatttgtcctgacatatgctgaaaacaggtctgttttctaaataatctttgacaaattatgtaaaaatgtatgtaaaaaatcatattacattaAACTAGATGATTCtattttatttcacatttttataaatataatttaattaaaaacaattctaggtacaccacattgacatttttgcaattatcccccatatattatttcaaaatgaaataagatTTAGAAATTTTAGGTCCTCACAAAAAGAGAATGTATTCCAGAAATctttcaaatttattttgaaattttaacccttttacatttaatttatccatatgaacacaaaataatgaatGACACGTTAGTGacccttaaataaaaaaatggaaaattaaatatataaactacatataaaaatattgttgcctattgtttttttgtcatttttgcaaagttatatatttatatataatttctctctatataatttatatataatataaattcttactttttttatttctcagATAAGGTGGATCattataataaaagcaataTTAACAGAAGTTATGAACAAAATgaccaaatatttacaaaaaactgTAACTGTAGATACTGCTACTGTAAGTGAATGACTCTTGAACTCCTATAGAGAAAAGTCTAATGTGCATCCCCGAAGCAAAGCCAcagttttttgtgtgttgtagATACTTACCCTTTGCCTTTGTCAGTTCGGCTCTCTATGACCGTCCCCTCAACTAAACCGGTGGGGTCGCCCTTCAGCTCCAGGACCTCTGCCAGTGTCACTGTGGCTTCAGCCAGCTCTATTAAATTATCCCCCTGTTGAAAACCAAATTGCTATTCAATTCATACACTGAATATAtgcataaaatgtatacatataaatTTACATTGTAATGCACTGAATTTCTTTGGTGAAAGTATTTGCAAAAGTACAGTGTACAGAAAGTACAGTGTTTaataatttgaaatataaaattagtaaatacCTATATATACATATGCAGTCAAAACAAGATTTGTATAAACCTATATCGTTTTCCTATTATAAATCGAGAACCCATTATAGAAACGGTTGAAATAATAATCTTATCTGTTGGTAATAATGTGTTTGGGCTGCTGTACCTTTAATGCAGATATATGGATGGCCTGGATTTCCCCTCCGAACTCCTCACAGACCACTTCATGTGCTAACAGCTCTTCTTTCACATGATGGGGGTCGGCCTGAGGTTTATCACATTTATTCAC
This genomic interval from Misgurnus anguillicaudatus chromosome 8, ASM2758022v2, whole genome shotgun sequence contains the following:
- the mtif2 gene encoding translation initiation factor IF-2, mitochondrial; translation: MKRIAALIGRSASSCWHHGSPNLPLLPVLAPGPPHTGSQVRHLAAKQHKGHFKGQKILKPVKLEKQQKQEVEIKQRMTVCELAKAMNKDIDHVYEALLNTEVDLDELEPDTVLEEKWIKEAVKRSGMKHRWAKLVETKVRENKDFQRQPPPDPAQLVLRPPVVTIMGHVDHGKTTLLDSLRKSQIAAQEAGGITQHIGAFRVQLPSGEKITFLDTPGHAAFSAMRARGAMVTDIVILVVAADDGVMKQTIESIQHAKKSKVPIIVAVNKCDKPQADPHHVKEELLAHEVVCEEFGGEIQAIHISALKGDNLIELAEATVTLAEVLELKGDPTGLVEGTVIESRTDKGKGPVTTAIIQRGTLRKGCTLVAGKCWAKVRFMFDEYNQALTEAGPSIPVEIVGWKDLPSAGEEILEVESEQRAREVVEWRSYVEEQEKLKEDQQAIETKQKQHQDVYKKARESTAHLTWKQRRAAMYRANKHKLAHRVSEKTETEELTLPIIVKGDVDGSVEAILNILENYDADDQCQLDVVHFGVGDISESDIHLAETFSGTIYGFNVSANKSVQQMAAKKGIPLRFHKIIYKLIDELKEDLSSKLSPVKEENIIGEASVLATFDVTVGKKKIPVAGCRVQKGQLDRKMKFRLVRGRDVLWEGSVTTLKHMKDDVPTVKTGMECGLSLDNEDLEFRPGDEIVCYSETETKQKITWDPGF